In a genomic window of Bradyrhizobium ontarionense:
- the ftsE gene encoding cell division ATP-binding protein FtsE produces MVRFENVGLRYGLGPEILRDLSFQIPAHSFQFLTGPSGAGKTSLLKLLFLSLRPTRGLVNLLGYDVSLLSKDEIADLRKRIGIVLQDFRLLDHMTTYENVALPFRVVGRDESSYRKEVIDLLKWVGLGERMDALPPILSGGEKQRAAIARAVISRPQLLLADEPTGNVDPTLGRRLLRLFIELNRSGTAVIIATHDITLMDQYEARRLVLHQGRLHIYE; encoded by the coding sequence TTGGTTCGATTTGAAAATGTTGGGCTGCGCTATGGACTGGGGCCGGAGATCCTCCGCGACCTCAGCTTTCAGATTCCGGCCCACTCCTTTCAGTTTCTCACCGGCCCGTCGGGCGCCGGCAAGACGTCGCTGCTGAAGCTGCTGTTCCTGTCGCTGCGGCCGACCCGGGGCCTGGTCAATCTGCTCGGCTACGACGTCTCACTGCTCAGCAAGGACGAGATCGCTGATCTGCGCAAGCGCATCGGCATCGTGCTGCAGGACTTCCGGCTGCTCGACCACATGACGACCTATGAGAATGTGGCGCTGCCATTCCGCGTCGTCGGCCGCGACGAGTCGAGCTATCGCAAGGAGGTCATCGACCTCCTGAAATGGGTGGGTCTCGGCGAGCGCATGGATGCGCTGCCGCCGATCCTGTCCGGCGGCGAGAAGCAGCGCGCCGCGATCGCCCGTGCCGTGATCTCGCGGCCGCAACTGCTGCTCGCGGACGAGCCGACCGGCAACGTCGATCCGACGCTGGGCCGCCGCCTGTTGCGGCTGTTCATCGAACTCAACCGCTCCGGCACGGCGGTAATCATCGCAACCCACGACATCACGCTGATGGACCAGTACGAGGCCCGCCGGCTGGTGCTGCATCAGGGACGGCTGCACATCTATGAGTAG
- a CDS encoding cell division protein FtsX: MSSVDERGLLVDLGDDRPQLPAQARIVSPIVPRASIAGRALVAVVAIMTFLASVTTGGVLLISESAAEWQSEVASEITVQVRPKTGRDLERDTALVTEAMRAQSGIVEVRPFTKDESGKLLEPWLGSGLSFDDLPVPRVIIARVQPGTTFDLTGLRNRVIQVAPTASVDDHRAWIERMRSMTGATLFAGFGILSLVIAATIISVSFATRGAMASNRPIVEVLHFVGAGDRYIANHFLRHFLQLGLEGGVIGGGFAMLGFGFSESIANWFSGTPVGDQFAALLGTFSLRPLGYIVIALQAVVIAAVTGWAARRTLFTTLANID; the protein is encoded by the coding sequence ATGAGTAGCGTGGACGAACGCGGCCTCCTGGTCGATCTCGGCGACGACCGCCCGCAACTGCCGGCGCAGGCCCGCATCGTGTCCCCCATCGTGCCGCGCGCCTCGATCGCCGGCCGCGCGCTGGTCGCCGTGGTGGCGATCATGACCTTCCTGGCCTCGGTCACGACCGGAGGCGTGCTGCTGATCAGCGAGTCGGCGGCCGAGTGGCAATCCGAGGTGGCGAGCGAAATCACGGTCCAGGTCCGCCCCAAGACCGGCCGCGATCTCGAGCGCGACACGGCGTTGGTCACCGAGGCGATGCGCGCGCAGTCCGGCATCGTCGAGGTCAGGCCGTTCACCAAGGACGAGTCGGGCAAGCTGCTCGAGCCTTGGCTCGGCAGCGGCCTGTCGTTCGACGATCTGCCGGTGCCGCGCGTCATCATCGCGCGGGTGCAGCCGGGGACCACGTTCGATCTCACCGGCTTGCGCAACCGCGTCATCCAGGTCGCGCCGACGGCCAGCGTCGACGACCATCGCGCCTGGATCGAGCGGATGCGCTCGATGACCGGCGCGACGCTGTTCGCCGGATTCGGCATCCTCAGTCTGGTGATCGCGGCCACCATCATCTCGGTGTCGTTCGCGACCCGCGGCGCGATGGCCTCGAACCGGCCGATCGTCGAGGTGCTGCATTTCGTCGGCGCCGGCGACCGCTACATCGCCAATCATTTCCTGCGGCATTTCCTCCAGCTCGGGCTCGAAGGCGGCGTGATCGGGGGTGGATTTGCGATGCTCGGCTTCGGGTTCTCGGAGTCGATTGCCAACTGGTTCTCCGGCACCCCCGTGGGTGACCAGTTCGCGGCCCTGCTGGGCACGTTCTCGCTGCGCCCGCTTGGATACATCGTGATCGCCCTGCAGGCCGTCGTGATCGCCGCCGTGACCGGCTGGGCGGCGCGCCGCACCCTGTTCACGACGCTGGCGAACATCGACTGA
- a CDS encoding YdcF family protein, with amino-acid sequence MGPGTDHSRRKLPLTAALGRTLAGVVATLAVGFFIAAVGFVGFLSQLRGAEIQPERKADGIVVLTGGSSRVSDAVELLAGGYGQRLLISGVHPTNDASDITRSLPEARSFINCCVDLDYSAINTRSNAAQTRRWATERGFKSLIVVTSNYHMPRAIVELSHAMPSMNLIPYAVVGEKWRDEPWWTSAPTLRLLLSEYAKYVAAEMRLRLADLGLDLAPEVEAPTGSVSRRPATAQAN; translated from the coding sequence ATGGGGCCAGGGACCGACCATAGCAGGCGTAAGCTGCCGCTCACCGCGGCGCTGGGTCGCACGCTCGCAGGCGTCGTGGCCACGCTTGCGGTCGGCTTCTTCATCGCGGCCGTCGGCTTCGTCGGTTTTCTGTCGCAACTGCGCGGCGCCGAAATCCAGCCCGAGCGCAAGGCCGACGGTATCGTGGTTTTGACCGGCGGCTCCTCACGGGTGTCCGACGCCGTGGAACTGCTCGCCGGCGGCTACGGCCAGCGCCTCCTGATCTCCGGCGTCCACCCGACCAACGACGCCAGCGACATCACCCGCTCACTGCCGGAGGCGAGGTCGTTCATCAATTGCTGCGTCGACCTGGATTATTCCGCGATCAACACCCGCAGCAATGCGGCGCAGACGCGGCGCTGGGCGACCGAGCGCGGGTTCAAGTCGCTGATCGTCGTCACCTCGAACTATCACATGCCGCGCGCCATCGTCGAACTCTCGCACGCCATGCCGAGCATGAACCTCATTCCGTACGCCGTGGTGGGCGAGAAATGGCGTGATGAGCCGTGGTGGACCAGCGCCCCGACGCTGCGCCTTCTGCTGTCCGAATATGCCAAATATGTTGCGGCCGAGATGCGGCTGCGGCTCGCCGATCTCGGCCTCGACCTGGCGCCCGAGGTCGAGGCGCCGACCGGCTCGGTCTCGCGCCGTCCGGCGACGGCGCAAGCCAATTGA
- a CDS encoding lysophospholipid acyltransferase family protein, whose protein sequence is MVSIFLRSLLFNILFYPNFVFWLLVALPTLAMPRKAVLRVANWWAQSNILLMRVICNIRVEYRGVEKIPKGPLIVAAKHQSMWETISLLHFFDQPFFVLKRELLRIPLFGQYLVKANMVAIDRSSGARALKQVMRRAAEEVKHDRQFVIFPEGTRRPPGAPPHYKAGVALIYVDCGVPCLPVALNSGLFWPRRTFLRYPGTLVMEFLDPLPPGLPRDEFMTRIETVIEDATNRLVAAGQAEQAQLFGRVPTTVKA, encoded by the coding sequence ATGGTCTCGATTTTCCTGCGTTCGCTGCTGTTCAACATCCTGTTCTATCCGAACTTCGTGTTCTGGTTGCTGGTTGCGCTGCCAACGCTGGCGATGCCGCGCAAGGCGGTGCTGCGGGTCGCGAACTGGTGGGCGCAGAGCAACATCCTGTTGATGCGCGTTATCTGCAACATCCGGGTCGAGTATCGCGGCGTCGAGAAGATCCCGAAGGGGCCGCTGATCGTCGCCGCCAAGCACCAGTCGATGTGGGAGACGATCTCGCTTCTCCATTTCTTCGACCAGCCATTCTTCGTGCTGAAGCGTGAGCTGCTCCGCATTCCCCTGTTCGGGCAGTATCTGGTCAAGGCGAACATGGTCGCGATCGATCGCAGCTCCGGCGCCCGCGCGCTCAAGCAAGTCATGCGGCGTGCTGCGGAGGAGGTGAAGCACGACCGCCAGTTCGTGATATTCCCGGAGGGAACGCGGCGCCCGCCGGGTGCGCCGCCGCATTATAAGGCCGGCGTCGCCCTGATCTATGTCGACTGCGGCGTACCCTGCCTGCCGGTGGCGCTCAACTCCGGCCTGTTCTGGCCCCGCCGGACTTTCCTGCGCTATCCGGGAACGCTGGTGATGGAATTTCTCGATCCTTTGCCGCCGGGCCTGCCGCGTGATGAATTCATGACCCGGATCGAGACCGTCATCGAGGATGCGACCAATCGTCTCGTCGCTGCGGGACAGGCCGAGCAGGCGCAATTGTTCGGCCGCGTGCCGACGACGGTGAAGGCTTGA
- a CDS encoding gamma-glutamylcyclotransferase — protein MSAMTLSEHDLSHGDLWVFGYGSLMWRPGFDFLEQMPARLIGEHRALCVYSFVHRGTPEKPGLVLGLDRGGACRGLAFRVAEDKREATIAYLRAREQVTSVYREVSRSVWLENDARQRVSALVYVVDRSHVQYAGRLSLQEQLRHVRQGHGQSGANRDYVLSTVKAIEAQGFRDTQLHRLAMMLHDDGHSLHPTPDDAA, from the coding sequence ATGTCTGCAATGACCCTGTCCGAACACGACCTTTCCCACGGCGACCTCTGGGTGTTCGGCTATGGCTCGCTGATGTGGCGCCCCGGTTTCGACTTTCTCGAGCAGATGCCCGCCAGACTGATCGGCGAGCACCGCGCGTTGTGTGTCTATTCCTTCGTCCATCGCGGAACGCCGGAGAAGCCGGGCCTCGTGCTCGGTCTGGATCGCGGCGGCGCCTGCCGCGGCCTCGCGTTTCGGGTTGCCGAAGACAAGCGAGAGGCGACGATCGCGTATCTGCGCGCCCGCGAGCAGGTGACGTCGGTCTATCGCGAGGTGTCGCGCTCGGTGTGGCTGGAAAACGATGCGCGCCAGCGGGTGAGCGCGCTGGTCTACGTCGTCGACCGCAGCCATGTGCAATATGCCGGCCGGCTGTCGCTGCAGGAGCAGCTGCGCCATGTCCGTCAGGGCCACGGGCAGTCCGGGGCCAACCGCGACTACGTGCTCTCGACCGTGAAGGCGATCGAGGCCCAGGGGTTCCGCGACACGCAGCTGCATCGGCTGGCGATGATGCTGCACGACGACGGCCACTCGCTGCATCCAACGCCGGATGACGCGGCATAG
- a CDS encoding DUF2125 domain-containing protein, whose product MSRLNHAPRRRSRWGLFAAPVLLLIAAVAWSAFWFFAASQVDVQADAWRAREAKAGRVYDCANRSVAGFPFRLEVRCADPSVSLFSQAAGTPLMNAKLDEILVVAQVWDPKRIIAEFKGPAVIADGRGPAPFAVNWRVGEASVRGLPGPPQRADLVFEQPTIDRIDGGAAVPAARADHAELHGRLAEGTPSDHPVLETSLQIANGSIQGSHPLLAEPFNADIQARLTGLKDFRPKPWPERFREIQAAGGHVEIVESRIQQGELLAVASGTLTLTANGGIDGEVQMTVAGIEKVIPALGLDKMLENGVPQGTLDRVAPGVKSQDVNNLFGALDRAIPGLGKVVKQNANVGVALGINALGKEAVLEGRKARTFPLRFSDGAVVVGPFKVARVPPLF is encoded by the coding sequence ATGTCCCGTTTGAATCACGCGCCGCGTCGGCGCTCGCGGTGGGGGCTCTTTGCCGCTCCTGTCCTGCTTCTGATCGCAGCCGTTGCGTGGAGCGCATTCTGGTTCTTCGCCGCTTCGCAGGTGGATGTCCAGGCCGACGCTTGGCGCGCGCGCGAAGCGAAAGCGGGGCGCGTCTATGATTGCGCGAACCGCTCGGTCGCCGGCTTCCCGTTCCGACTCGAGGTCCGCTGCGCTGATCCAAGTGTTTCGCTGTTCTCGCAGGCCGCCGGCACGCCGTTGATGAATGCCAAGCTCGACGAAATCCTGGTCGTGGCGCAGGTGTGGGATCCGAAGCGGATCATCGCGGAGTTCAAGGGGCCTGCTGTCATCGCCGACGGGCGTGGGCCGGCACCGTTCGCCGTGAATTGGCGCGTGGGGGAGGCGAGCGTCCGCGGCCTCCCGGGGCCGCCGCAGCGCGCCGATCTCGTGTTCGAGCAGCCGACCATCGATCGTATCGATGGCGGAGCTGCCGTGCCCGCAGCGCGTGCCGATCACGCCGAATTGCACGGGCGTCTCGCCGAGGGCACGCCGTCCGATCATCCGGTGCTGGAGACGTCGCTGCAGATCGCAAACGGCAGCATTCAGGGCAGTCATCCGCTGCTCGCCGAGCCGTTCAACGCCGACATCCAGGCTCGGCTCACCGGCCTGAAAGATTTCCGCCCCAAACCCTGGCCGGAGCGGTTTCGTGAGATCCAGGCGGCCGGCGGTCATGTCGAGATCGTCGAGTCGCGGATCCAGCAGGGCGAGTTGCTGGCGGTCGCCTCGGGTACGCTGACGCTGACGGCCAATGGCGGGATCGACGGCGAGGTGCAGATGACGGTGGCCGGCATCGAAAAGGTCATCCCCGCGCTCGGCCTCGACAAGATGCTCGAAAACGGCGTGCCGCAGGGGACGCTGGATCGCGTGGCGCCCGGCGTGAAATCGCAGGACGTCAACAATCTGTTCGGCGCGCTGGACCGTGCCATTCCCGGGCTTGGCAAGGTCGTCAAGCAGAACGCCAATGTCGGCGTCGCGCTCGGCATCAACGCGCTCGGCAAGGAAGCCGTCCTCGAGGGTCGCAAGGCGCGAACCTTCCCGTTGCGCTTTTCCGACGGTGCCGTCGTGGTCGGTCCGTTCAAGGTCGCGCGGGTCCCCCCATTGTTCTGA
- a CDS encoding prephenate/arogenate dehydrogenase family protein — protein sequence MTGSGRFERVALIGFGLIGGSIARAARLQGVAGEIVTTARSETTRARVAELGIVDRVVESNADAVKDADLVILCIPVGVCGPVAEEIAPHLKPGAIVSDVGSVKGAIVRDMAPHLPANVHFVPAHPVAGTENSGPDSGFAELFINRWCILTPPEGVDADAVERLRAFWTALGAKVEIMTPDHHDRVLAITSHLPHLIAYTIVGTADELAQVTESEVIKFSAGGFRDFTRIAASDPTMWRDVFLSNKDAVLDMLGTFTEDLSKLTRAIRRGDGQALFDHFTRTRAIRRGIVEIGQDSAAPDFGRPLPQLKKP from the coding sequence GTGACCGGCTCTGGGCGGTTCGAACGCGTCGCGCTGATCGGCTTCGGCCTGATCGGCGGCTCGATCGCGCGCGCGGCACGGCTGCAGGGCGTGGCCGGCGAGATCGTCACCACGGCGCGCTCGGAGACGACGCGCGCGCGCGTCGCCGAGCTCGGCATCGTCGATCGCGTCGTCGAAAGCAATGCGGACGCGGTGAAGGATGCCGATCTCGTCATCCTCTGCATTCCCGTCGGCGTCTGCGGTCCCGTCGCGGAGGAGATCGCTCCGCATCTGAAGCCCGGCGCCATCGTCTCCGATGTCGGTTCGGTGAAGGGCGCCATCGTGCGCGACATGGCGCCCCACCTGCCCGCAAACGTTCACTTCGTCCCTGCGCATCCGGTGGCCGGCACCGAGAATTCGGGTCCCGATTCCGGCTTCGCCGAGCTGTTCATCAACCGCTGGTGCATTCTCACGCCGCCGGAAGGCGTTGACGCTGATGCGGTGGAGCGGCTGCGCGCGTTCTGGACCGCGCTCGGCGCCAAGGTCGAGATCATGACGCCGGATCATCACGACCGCGTGCTCGCGATCACCAGCCATCTGCCGCATCTGATCGCCTACACCATCGTCGGCACCGCCGATGAGCTTGCGCAGGTGACGGAGTCCGAGGTGATCAAGTTCTCCGCCGGCGGCTTTCGCGATTTCACCCGCATCGCCGCCTCCGACCCGACGATGTGGCGCGACGTGTTCCTGAGCAACAAGGATGCGGTGCTCGACATGCTTGGCACCTTCACCGAGGATCTGTCGAAGCTGACGCGGGCGATCCGCCGCGGCGACGGCCAGGCGCTGTTCGATCACTTCACGCGCACACGCGCGATCCGCCGCGGCATCGTCGAGATCGGCCAGGATTCCGCGGCGCCCGATTTCGGCAGGCCGCTGCCGCAGTTGAAGAAGCCGTGA
- the hisC gene encoding histidinol-phosphate transaminase — MSRPVPNPGILDIAPYTPGKSPKPEPGRKVFKLSANETPFGPSPKAIEAFKSTATHLEDYPEGTSRVLREAIGRSFGLDPDRIVCGAGSDEILNLLAHTFLGQGDEAISTTHGFLVYPIATMGCGAKSVIASEKEYRTDVDAILAAVTPRTKLVWLANPNNPTGTYIPFDEVKRLRAGLPSHVVLVLDAAYADYVSRNDYEFGIELVATTENTVVTHTFSKIHGLAALRVGWMFGPAHIVDAINRIRGPFNVSTPAMLAAVAAIEDTAHQQMSKTHTETWRSWLTEEIGKLGLKVTPSVTNFILIHFPTDKGRTAVEADEFLTRRGLVLRALANYKLPHALRMTIGTEEANRLVVDALSDFMGPK; from the coding sequence ATGTCCCGCCCCGTGCCGAATCCCGGCATCCTCGATATTGCGCCCTACACGCCCGGCAAGAGCCCGAAGCCGGAGCCGGGCCGCAAGGTGTTCAAGCTGTCGGCCAATGAGACCCCGTTCGGTCCCTCGCCCAAGGCGATCGAGGCGTTCAAGAGCACGGCCACGCATCTGGAGGATTATCCCGAAGGCACCTCGCGGGTGCTGCGCGAAGCGATCGGCCGTAGCTTTGGCCTCGATCCCGACCGCATCGTCTGCGGCGCCGGCTCCGACGAGATCCTCAATCTGCTGGCGCACACTTTTCTCGGCCAGGGCGACGAGGCGATCTCGACCACGCACGGGTTCCTGGTCTATCCGATCGCGACCATGGGCTGCGGCGCCAAGAGCGTCATCGCGTCCGAGAAAGAGTATCGCACCGACGTCGATGCGATCCTGGCCGCGGTGACGCCGCGCACCAAGCTGGTCTGGCTGGCCAACCCGAACAACCCGACCGGCACCTACATCCCGTTCGACGAGGTCAAGCGGCTGCGCGCCGGCCTGCCCTCGCATGTCGTGCTGGTGCTCGACGCGGCTTATGCGGACTACGTCTCACGTAACGATTACGAGTTCGGGATCGAGCTGGTCGCGACCACCGAGAACACGGTCGTCACGCATACGTTTTCCAAGATCCACGGATTGGCCGCACTACGCGTCGGCTGGATGTTCGGCCCGGCCCACATCGTCGATGCCATCAACCGCATCCGCGGACCGTTCAACGTCTCGACCCCGGCGATGCTCGCCGCGGTGGCTGCGATCGAAGACACTGCGCATCAGCAGATGTCGAAGACGCACACGGAGACGTGGCGAAGCTGGCTGACCGAGGAGATCGGCAAGCTCGGGCTGAAGGTGACGCCGAGCGTCACCAACTTCATCCTGATCCACTTCCCGACGGACAAAGGCCGGACTGCGGTCGAGGCCGACGAGTTCCTGACGCGGCGCGGCCTCGTGCTGCGCGCCCTCGCCAACTACAAGCTGCCGCACGCCCTGCGCATGACAATCGGCACCGAGGAAGCCAATCGACTCGTGGTCGATGCTCTCAGCGACTTCATGGGGCCGAAGTGA
- a CDS encoding chorismate mutase encodes MSNPPPAPPSLAELRKEIDAIDEQVHQLLMQRADIIDRLIKVKKTQEVGSAFRPAREADMMRRLVQRHRGILPLDTVEGIWRVIVSTFTYVQAPFSVHADVSVGESAMRDSARFHFGFVVPYVAHFSAQAAVEAVARSKGDLALVSATSGHGPWWITLEPAGAPKIIARMPFIERADHPAALPVFAVSRVADDALVLEVETWSIRVSGWNAQVSRALSPLADVVAVPDTAFDSAALLVSIEAPSNLEKIKAALIAAGASVRSTALVGGHAKRYTVPS; translated from the coding sequence ATGTCGAACCCGCCGCCTGCCCCGCCCTCGCTCGCCGAATTGCGCAAGGAGATCGACGCGATCGATGAACAGGTCCATCAGTTGCTGATGCAGCGGGCCGACATCATCGACCGGCTGATCAAGGTCAAGAAGACCCAGGAGGTCGGCTCGGCGTTCCGGCCGGCGCGCGAGGCCGACATGATGCGGCGCCTGGTGCAGCGCCATCGCGGCATCCTGCCGCTCGACACCGTCGAGGGCATCTGGCGCGTCATCGTCTCGACGTTCACATACGTCCAGGCGCCGTTCTCGGTTCACGCGGATGTGTCCGTCGGCGAGTCCGCGATGCGCGATTCCGCCCGGTTCCATTTCGGTTTCGTGGTGCCTTACGTCGCGCATTTCAGCGCGCAGGCCGCGGTCGAAGCCGTGGCGCGCTCGAAAGGCGATCTGGCGCTGGTGTCGGCGACCTCGGGCCATGGGCCATGGTGGATCACGCTCGAGCCGGCGGGCGCGCCGAAGATCATCGCGCGGATGCCCTTCATCGAGCGCGCCGATCATCCGGCGGCGTTGCCGGTGTTCGCGGTGTCGCGCGTGGCCGACGATGCGTTGGTGCTGGAGGTCGAGACCTGGAGCATCCGCGTATCCGGCTGGAATGCGCAAGTGTCCCGCGCGCTGTCGCCGCTCGCCGACGTCGTCGCGGTCCCTGATACCGCCTTCGACAGCGCCGCACTGCTGGTGTCGATCGAGGCACCTTCGAACCTCGAAAAAATCAAGGCTGCCCTGATCGCGGCGGGCGCCTCGGTACGCTCGACGGCCCTCGTCGGCGGCCATGCAAAACGCTATACGGTTCCCAGCTGA
- the metX gene encoding homoserine O-acetyltransferase MetX, whose product MRDMTGLTPKSTSALRTVAPQEPLEARLETRSEERSHEVDHPSSLVAQFDAARPLHLDCGVDLAPFQIAYQTYGELNADKSNAVLICHALTGDQHVANRHPVTGKPGWWETLVGPGRPLDPSRYFIICSNVIGGCMGSTGPASLNPATGKVWGLDFPIITIPDMVRAQAMLIDHLGIDTLFAVVGGSMGGMQALQWTVAYPARVFATLAIACATRHSAQNIAFHELGRQAVMADPDWDHGGYADKGIHPHRGLAVARMAAHITYLSDAALHRKFGRRMQDRELPTFSFDADFQVESYLRYQGSSFVERFDANSYLYLTRAMDYFDIAGDHDGVLAAAFRGIKTRFCVVSFTSDWLFPTSESRALVHALNASSARVSFAEIETDRGHDAFLLDVPEFFEIASAFLDSAGKARGLAAVRGG is encoded by the coding sequence GTGAGAGACATGACAGGCCTGACGCCGAAATCCACATCCGCGCTGCGCACGGTCGCGCCCCAGGAACCGTTGGAAGCACGCTTGGAGACACGCTCGGAGGAGCGCTCGCACGAGGTCGATCATCCGAGCTCGCTCGTCGCGCAGTTCGATGCCGCCAGGCCGCTGCATCTCGATTGCGGCGTCGACCTCGCGCCGTTCCAGATCGCCTACCAGACCTATGGCGAGCTCAACGCCGACAAGTCGAACGCGGTCCTGATCTGCCACGCGCTGACCGGCGATCAGCACGTCGCCAACCGCCATCCCGTCACCGGCAAGCCGGGCTGGTGGGAGACGCTGGTCGGCCCCGGCCGCCCGCTCGATCCCAGCCGCTATTTCATCATCTGCTCCAACGTGATCGGCGGCTGCATGGGTTCGACCGGGCCGGCCTCGCTGAACCCGGCCACCGGCAAGGTGTGGGGACTGGATTTTCCGATCATCACCATTCCCGACATGGTGCGCGCGCAGGCGATGCTGATCGATCATCTCGGCATCGATACGCTGTTCGCCGTGGTCGGCGGCTCGATGGGCGGCATGCAGGCGCTGCAATGGACGGTGGCCTATCCTGCCCGCGTGTTCGCGACGCTCGCGATCGCCTGCGCCACGCGCCACTCGGCGCAGAACATCGCGTTCCACGAGCTCGGCCGCCAGGCTGTCATGGCCGATCCCGACTGGGATCATGGCGGCTACGCCGACAAGGGCATCCATCCGCATCGCGGGCTCGCGGTGGCGCGGATGGCCGCGCACATCACTTATTTGTCCGACGCGGCGCTGCATCGCAAGTTCGGCCGCCGCATGCAGGACCGCGAGTTGCCGACGTTCTCGTTCGATGCCGACTTCCAGGTCGAGAGCTATCTGCGCTACCAGGGCTCGTCCTTCGTCGAGCGCTTCGACGCCAACTCCTATCTCTATCTGACGCGGGCGATGGACTATTTCGACATCGCCGGCGACCACGACGGCGTGCTGGCAGCGGCGTTCCGCGGCATCAAGACCCGCTTCTGCGTGGTGTCCTTCACCAGCGACTGGCTGTTCCCGACCTCGGAGTCGCGGGCGCTGGTGCATGCGCTCAACGCCTCCAGCGCGCGGGTGTCGTTCGCGGAGATCGAGACCGACAGGGGCCACGACGCGTTCCTGCTCGACGTGCCCGAGTTCTTCGAGATTGCCAGCGCCTTCCTCGACTCCGCCGGCAAGGCGCGCGGCCTTGCCGCGGTGAGGGGAGGCTGA
- the metW gene encoding methionine biosynthesis protein MetW: MNMQQGVLPLNGFSGGEVLAYRPDHLLVAGMVERGSKVLDIGCGDGDLLQLLESRGIDGRGIELSREGVNHCVAKGLAVVQGDADTDLVDYPDDAFDYVILSQTLQATRRPKTVLENLLRIGRRAIVTFPNFGFWRLRLQLLVGGHMPRTDNLPFTWYDTPNIHFCTIKDFVQLCDEIGVKMERAVALDAYARPLRVAMPWWFWNMFGEQGVFLLSRAEKGR, translated from the coding sequence ATGAACATGCAGCAAGGCGTTCTGCCGCTGAACGGCTTTTCCGGCGGCGAGGTGCTGGCCTATCGTCCCGATCATCTCCTGGTCGCCGGCATGGTCGAGCGCGGCTCCAAGGTGCTCGACATCGGCTGCGGCGATGGCGATCTGCTGCAACTGCTGGAGAGCCGCGGCATCGATGGGCGCGGCATCGAGCTGTCGCGTGAGGGCGTCAACCATTGCGTCGCCAAGGGGCTCGCGGTGGTGCAGGGCGACGCCGACACGGATCTGGTCGACTATCCCGACGATGCCTTCGACTACGTGATCCTGTCGCAGACGCTGCAGGCGACGCGCCGTCCCAAGACGGTGCTGGAGAATCTGCTGCGCATCGGCCGCCGCGCCATCGTCACCTTCCCGAATTTCGGCTTCTGGCGGCTGCGGCTGCAGCTCCTGGTCGGCGGCCACATGCCGCGCACCGACAACCTGCCCTTCACCTGGTACGACACGCCCAACATCCATTTCTGCACCATCAAGGATTTCGTGCAGCTGTGCGACGAGATCGGCGTCAAGATGGAGCGCGCCGTCGCGCTCGATGCCTACGCCCGCCCGCTGCGCGTCGCCATGCCCTGGTGGTTCTGGAACATGTTCGGCGAGCAGGGCGTGTTCCTGCTGAGCCGCGCGGAAAAGGGGCGGTAG